CACCGCCTGATATCTCGGGTCTCCCTCCTTATTAACTCCGCTTGCAAGATATCTAATCCCGTTCCCGTATTTTTCCCTGCCAGCTATGTAGTTAAGCGGGCCGATGGCTGCAAAGTGTGTAATGCCTTTGCCGAGATTATCAACCGTATCTTCATATTTCTCAGTGAATTTTATGCTGAAACGCTTTCCTGCGGCATTTTGAAGATATTCAAGAAACGGACTGTAAATCCTTACGTCTTCTTTTGGGTCCAGCCTGAGGTCAAACCCGAATTTCAGGGTGTTTTTCTCAATGTCGTTTACATCTACGGAGATCTCAACCGCCCTCTTAAGAAGGCTTACTTTTTTAGGCGTCTCCTGACGCACGCATCCGGAGAATATTAAAAAAAACACTGCGGAGAAACCAAAGAAGAACTTGATGAAAAACTTTGTAGAGATTTTAAATGGCATTATTTTAATGATATTATAGATACTTACAGATAAGCAAATCAATGAAGGCAGTATTATGTTGCTACAGGTTCAGATTTTCATGCAGACCTAAATATGTTATA
This genomic stretch from Nitrospirota bacterium harbors:
- a CDS encoding PhnD/SsuA/transferrin family substrate-binding protein; the encoded protein is MPFKISTKFFIKFFFGFSAVFFLIFSGCVRQETPKKVSLLKRAVEISVDVNDIEKNTLKFGFDLRLDPKEDVRIYSPFLEYLQNAAGKRFSIKFTEKYEDTVDNLGKGITHFAAIGPLNYIAGREKYGNGIRYLASGVNKEGDPRYQAVLQRLQAQVRLIMLLGILLRRQ